Proteins from a single region of Leucoraja erinacea ecotype New England chromosome 25, Leri_hhj_1, whole genome shotgun sequence:
- the prkab1a gene encoding 5'-AMP-activated protein kinase subunit beta-1a gives MGNTSSERAALERQGGHKTPRRDSTGSGIHTKEHDRPKILMDSPEDADIFHAEEIKDLGPMEKDEFFAWQQDLEVNDKISKQARPTVFRWKGGGKEVFISGSFNGWTNKIPLTRSQNNFVAILDLPEGEHQYKFYVDGHWTHDSSEPVTTSQLGTINNVIQVRQTDFEVFDALMVDSQKCSDMSDLSSSPPGPYHQDPYVYKPEEKIKTPPILPPHLLQVILNKDTGISCDPALLPEPNHVMLNHLYALSIKDGVMVLSATHRYKKKYVTTLLYKPI, from the exons ATGGGCAATACAAGCAGCGAGCGGGCGGCGCTGGAGCGGCAGGGGGGACACAAGACCCCTCGAAGAGACAGCACCGGCAGCGGCATTCACACCAAAGAGCACGACCGTCCGAAGATTCTGATGGACAGTCCTGAAGATGCGGACATCTTTCATGCTGAGGAGATCAAAGATCTG GGCCCAATGGAGAAGGATGAGTTCTTTGCTTGGCAACAGGACCTGGAAGTGAATGACAAGATTTCCAAGCAGGCTCGCCCGACTGTGTTCCGGTGGAAAGGGGGCGGGAAGGAAGTCTTTATCTCTGGATCCTTCAACGGTTGGACCAACAAAATCCCACTCACCAGAAG TCAGAATAACTTTGTGGCAATTCTGGATCTTCCTGAGGGTGAACATCAGTACAAGTTCTATGTGGATGGTCACTGGACTCACGATTCATCAGAG CCCGTCACCACCAGCCAGCTGGGCACAATCAACAACGTCATCCAGGTGCGGCAGACCGACTTCGAGGTGTTTGATGCCCTGATGGTGGATTCGCAGAAATGCTCGGACATGTCCG ATCTCTCGAGCTCTCCACCTGGCCCATACCATCAGGATCCATATGTGTACAAACCCGAGGAGAAGATTAAAACGCCGCCGATATTGCCACCGCACCTCCTGCAGGTCATCCTCAACAAGGACACGGGCATTTCA TGTGACCCTGCATTGCTACCGGAGCCAAACCACGTCATGTTGAACCATCTGTACGCTCTGTCCATCAAG